A window of Apium graveolens cultivar Ventura chromosome 8, ASM990537v1, whole genome shotgun sequence contains these coding sequences:
- the LOC141678693 gene encoding uncharacterized protein LOC141678693, translated as MAIHNLAILALAVVFAFPCTLVGKADDYFPQFGSQGAVNGNLPQTGGAGGFVPQTGSIGAADPVEVVSKALLCFNNNYVYSSCEESYRLTESGNINVPPEYTDQYCRGSCFSETNLVLNCIDDILSHFLFYNRASVWDVRATIKAGCSYGPKRGNFNVAEHIQARENSGDKGSKHLLLGLLSIMIYIGT; from the exons ATGGCGATACACAACCTTGCAATTCTGGCTCTTGCTGTTGTTTTCGCGTTTCCCTGCACCCTTGTAG GGAAGGCAGATGACTATTTCCCTCAATTTGGTTCTCAGGGAGCTGTTAATGGAAACCTGCCTCAAACAGGAGGTGCAGGTGGATTTGTTCCTCAAACAGGAAGCATAGGCGCTGCTGATCCTGTTGAAGTTGTTTCCAAAGCCCTGTTATGCTTCAACAATAACTAC GTTTATAGTAGCTGCGAGGAATCCTATAGATTGACAGAGAGCGGAAACATCAACGTGCCACCAGAGTACACTGATCAGTACTGCCGTGGGTCATGTTTTAGTGAAACAAACCTTGTGCTGAACTGCATCGACGACATATTATCCCACTTCTTGTTTTACAACAGGGCCTCGGTATGGGATGTTAGGGCCACAATCAAGGCAGGATGTAGCTATGGTCCAAAAAGAG GTAACTTCAATGTGGCTGAGCATATTCAAGCAAGAGAGAACAGTGGTGACAAGGGTTCCAAACATCTCCTGCTTGGGCTTCTCTCAATAATGATATACATAGGGACATAG
- the LOC141676483 gene encoding uncharacterized protein LOC141676483 has product MAATYNRNGDDTVTVHDHESNSVQKKYGEIMPKKKPLISKNHERAFFDSADWALCKQAAGVDPISSVYIENLQPKLQRTPHQQLPPRRPACSSGRDGLISSSN; this is encoded by the exons ATGGCAGCTACTTACAACAGAAATGGAGACGACACTGTTACTGTCCACGATCACGAG TCAAACTCGGTGCAAAAAAAATATGGGGAAATAATGCCAAAGAAGAAGCCTTTGATCTCAAAG AATCATGAGAGGGCCTTCTTTGACTCAGCAGATTGGGCGTTATGCAAG CAAGCTGCAGGCGTTGATCCAATATCATCAGTGTACATAGAGAATTTGCAGCCAAAACTGCAG AGAACACCTCACCAACAGCTTCCTCCACGGAGACCTGCTTGCAGTTCTGGAAGGGATGGCCTCATCAGCTCCTCTAACTAA